Proteins from a genomic interval of Benincasa hispida cultivar B227 chromosome 7, ASM972705v1, whole genome shotgun sequence:
- the LOC120081323 gene encoding uncharacterized protein LOC120081323: MSFQHKSFWIPRDAGCLTDGEMNYDSSSRMETKRGHQWFMDGSAPELFSNKKQAIEAVNSRPVPGVPHMNVSPWENTSSFQSVPGHFTDRLFGSEPIRTVNLVDRGMTVGNANMDMGRKEFENHFTNNPSVGLSMSQSIEDPSSCLNFGGIRKVKVNQVRDPDVGMSASLGHAYSRGDNCTISMGTAFNKNHENAISLGQTYNSRDENAISVGPAYHKTDDNFISMGHAFSKGDGSFITIGHNYSKGDNSILSMNQPFDKGDDSFISMGQTYEKAEGNIISFGASYNKGQENFISMGPTYSKAGDTFISMASSFNKGNDDNLSMGPTYDKVNSDIVHVGPKFDKADSGAVSMAHNFHKGESNTISFGGFDDENGTDNPSGGIISSYDLLMANQASAQASEVSTLRDSVEPNVEVNINNAIKVDGKIDTSSKNKEPRMSKKVPPNSFPSNVKSLLSTGMLDGVPVKYVSWSREKNLKGIIKGTGYLCSCDNCNHSKALNAYEFERHAGCKTKHPNNHIYFENGKTIYAVVQELKNTPQEMLFDAIQNVTGSPINQKNFRMWKASYQAATLELQRIYGKDEVIMPS, translated from the exons ATG TCTTTCCAGCATAAAAGTTTTTGGATACCTAGGGATGCTGGATGTTTAACTGATGGAGAGATGAACTATGATAGCTCCTCGAGAATGGAAACCAAACGTGGCCATCAATGGTTCATGGATGGCAGTGCACCAGAGCTATTCAGTAATAAGAAGCAAGCAATCGAAGCTGTAAATTCTAGACCTGTTCCAGGAGTTCCACACATGAATGTTTCTCCCTGGGAAAACACTTCAAGTTTTCAGTCAGTTCCTGGACACTTTACTGATCGCCTTTTCGGCTCAGAGCCAATACGAACTGTCAACTTGGTTGATAGAGGCATGACTGTGGGAAATGCAAATATGGACATGGGAAGAAAGGAGTTCGAGAATCATTTTACAAACAACCCATCCGTTGGCTTGTCCATGTCTCAATCCATTGAGGATCCCTCATCATGCCTCAATTTTGGTGGAATTAGAAAAGTTAAAGTCAATCAAGTTAGGGATCCTGACGTTGGCATGTCTGCTTCTTTGGGGCATGCCTATAGTAGGGGTGATAATTGTACAATTTCAATGGGTACAGCATTTAACAAAAACCATGAGAATGCCATATCATTGGGCCAAACTTATAATAGTAGAGATGAGAATGCCATCTCGGTTGGCCCTGCATATCACAAGACAGAtgataattttatttcaatGGGTCATGCTTTCAGCAAGGGTGATGGGAGTTTTATCACAATTGGTCATAACTATAGCAAGGGAGACAATAGCATCTTATCAATGAATCAGCCTTTTGACAAGGGGGATGACTCTTTTATTTCAATGGGTCAAACTTATGAGAAGGCTGAAGGAAATATCATTTCTTTTGGTGCCTCCTACAATAAAGGGCAagaaaattttatatcaatGGGGCCAACCTATAGTAAGGCGGGTGATACTTTCATTTCAATGGCTTCATCCTTTAATAAGGGAAACGATGATAACTTATCCATGGGTCCAACCTATGACAAGGTGAACTCTGACATTGTACATGTCGGTCCTAAATTTGACAAAGCAGATTCTGGTGCTGTGTCAATGGCTCACAACTTTCATAAGGGTGAGAGTAATACCATATCTTTTGGAGGTTTTGATGACGAGAATGGGACAGATAATCCTTCTGGTGGGATTATTAGCAGTTACGACTTGTTAATGGCTAATCAGGCTTCTGCCCAAGCATCAGAAGTATCAACCCTGAGAGATTCAGTTGAACCCAATGTGGAAGTAAACATTAACAATGCCATAAAGGTTGATGGGAAAATAGACACAAGttctaagaataaagagccAAGGATGAGTAAGAAGGTGCCACCAAATAGCTTCCCTTCAAATGTTAAAAGCTTGCTTTCAACTGGTATGCTTGATGGGGTTCCTGTGAAATATGTTTCTTGGTCACGGGag AAAAATCTGAAGGGAATTATTAAAGGGACTGGATACTTGTGCAGCTGTGACAACTGCAATCATTCAAAG GCTCTCAATGCTTATGAATTTGAGAGGCATGCTGGCTGCAAAACCAAACATCCAAATAACCATATTTACTTCGAGAATGGTAAAACTATCTATGCTGTTGTTCAAGAGCTAAAGAACACCCCTCAGGAGATGCTATTTGATGCAATTCAGAATGTGACTGGCTCTCCCATTAATCAGAAGAACTTTCGTATGTGGAAAg CATCTTATCAAGCTGCCACCCTTGAACTCCAGCGTATTTATGGAAAAGATGAAGTAATTATGCCTTCTTGA